In Porites lutea chromosome 9, jaPorLute2.1, whole genome shotgun sequence, a single window of DNA contains:
- the LOC140948476 gene encoding uncharacterized protein: MCNTDKAAGVSFGNVNFTPLEQEAIQNALNQKLGPEYISQRAGAGGQKLAYVEGWKLINLANETFGFNGWSHSVTHQNIDFVDQVANKYYVGVSAFVKVQLKDGVYHEDIGYGVSEGMKSKALSLEKARKEAVTDGLKRALKSFGQSLGNCISDKDYLKYITKQHKSLNTEYDLNHMRRPGQGLTRKVTVNHIQHSEKTSETTANDCNGNICQAQVISTSKISGKNSDGLTSETTKYVTPNTNALKPVARIEVRTSLEDLNSPKTGPPHLPLRKPVAASTPAVPLARKHCTSSVTTPIDCRSLTSMGDTTPQQDNYSVIPEDDPMLWNQSFGFEEALICCSDEFLMRPEESNVEKQPLEENDVKLTGIDNRSSHRVSATINSAHSSNNTSNYSTINKQSSFSKPFHPVSNKTVYSALTNQPENAKRRKVEQIAPR, translated from the exons ATGTGTAATACTGACAAGGCAGCTGGGGTTTCATTCGGAAAC GTAAATTTTACTCCATTGGAACAAGAGGCAATTCAGAACGCCTTAAATCAAAAGCTTGGGCCAGAATATATCAGCCAAAGAGCAGGGGCTGGTGGACAGAaa CTTGCTTATGTGGAAGGATGGAAACTCATAAATCTGGCAAATGAAACATTTGGCTTCAATGGATGGTCGCATTCAGTAACCCATCAAAATATAG ACTTTGTTGATCAGGTGGCAAACAAGTATTATGTTGGAGTGAGTGCTTTTGTAAaagttcagttaaag GATGGAGTTTACCATGAAGATATTGGTTATGGAGTCTCAGAGGGAATGAAATCCAAAGCTTTATCACTTGAAAAGGCAAGAAAAGAGGCAGTTACTGATGGTCTAAAAAGAGCCCTCAA GAGCTTTGGACAGTCACTTGGCAATTGTATAAGTGACAAAGATTACTTAAAGTACATTACAAAACAACACAAATCA TTAAATACTGAGTATGATTTAAACCACATGAGGAGGCCTGGTCAAGGTCTGACAAGAAAAGTTACCGTCAACCACATCCAACACTCTGAGAAGACGAGTGAAACCACAGCAA ATGATTGTAACGGCAACATTTGTCAGGCTCAAGTCATTTCTACTTCCAAAATCTCTGGAAAAAATTCTGATGGACTCACCTCAGAAACTACAAAATATGTTACACCAAACACTAATGCCTTAAAACCTGTGGCGAGAATAGAAGTTAGAACTTCACTGGAAGATCTTAATTCACCAAAGACTGGGCCTCCCCATCTTCCTCTAAGAAAACCTGTTGCAGCCTCTACCCCTGCAGTACCCCTTGCCAGAAAACATTGTACCTCTTCAGTGACCACACCCATAGACTGCAGGTCACTTACATCAATGGGTGATACTACACCACAACAGGACAATTACAGCGTCATTCCAGAAG ATGATCCAATGCTATGGAATCAGTCATTCGGATTTGAAGAGGCTCTCATATGTTGCAGTGATGAATTCTTGATGAGACCAGAGGAAAGTAACGTGGAAAAACAACCTCTTGAGGAGAATGATGTAAAACTGACTGG CATCGATAACAGAAGCAGTCATCGTGTATCGGCCACAATTAACTCTGCACATTCAAGTAACAACACCAGTAACTACAGCACCATTAATAAGCAATCCTCCTTCTCCAAGCCTTTTCATCCTGTTTCAAACAAAACCGTCTACTCTGCTCTCACAAATCAGCCAG AAAATGCGAAACGAAGAAAAGTGGAGCAAATCGCCCCCAGATGA